In Mus caroli chromosome 19, CAROLI_EIJ_v1.1, whole genome shotgun sequence, a genomic segment contains:
- the Tmem252 gene encoding transmembrane protein 252 isoform X3 translates to MPGSRGVAGSDRLQRRRMQNNRTGLILCALSLLTGFLMICLGGFFISNSIFHSQRNLVVAYVLLPMGFVILLSGIFWGTYRQANENKEMFNHVLRQHLAFQDLPLATVDRPDFYPPAYEESLDVEKQACPAGREIQGFPPPLYTETNLEFEHLEDPQPEAPPPYQEIIADAGTPAKAQDAEEPSRVLMAGTALQLTELTGC, encoded by the exons AT GCCTGGAAGCAGAGGAGTGGCAGGATCAGACCGGCTCCAGAGAAGAAGGATGCAGAACAACAGGACTGGGCTGATCCTGTGtgccctctccctcctcactGGCTTCCTGATGATTTGCCTGGGGGGCTTTTTCATCTCCAACTCCATCTTCCACTCCCAGAGGAATCTGGTTGTGGCCTATGTGCTTCTGCCTATGGGGTTTGTGATCCTTCTGAGTGGAATTTTCTGGGGCACCTACCGccaagcaaatgaaaacaaagagatgTTCAACCACGTGCTCAGACAGCACCTCGCTTTCCAGGACCTGCCCCTGGCCACTGTAGACAG GCCTGACTTTTACCCTCCAGCTTATGAAGAGAGCCTGGATGTTGAGAAACAGGCCTGCCCTGCAGGCAGAGAGATCCAAGGATTCCCTCCTCCTCTGTATACAGAGACAAACCTTGAATTTGAACACCTTGAAGACCCACAACCAGAGGCCCCGCCACCCTACCAGGAGATCATAGCAGATGCAGGGACTCCAGCAAAGGCACAGGATGCTGAGGAGCCAAGCAGGGTGCTAATGGCAGGGACTGCTCTCCAGCTCACAGAACTCACCGGCTGCTGA
- the Tmem252 gene encoding transmembrane protein 252 isoform X1 produces the protein MTMEECGKPLGSDSGAPVGREVSWCGVDVPRHQIKESRPGSRGVAGSDRLQRRRMQNNRTGLILCALSLLTGFLMICLGGFFISNSIFHSQRNLVVAYVLLPMGFVILLSGIFWGTYRQANENKEMFNHVLRQHLAFQDLPLATVDRPDFYPPAYEESLDVEKQACPAGREIQGFPPPLYTETNLEFEHLEDPQPEAPPPYQEIIADAGTPAKAQDAEEPSRVLMAGTALQLTELTGC, from the exons ATGACAATGGAGGAATGTGGGAAGCCTCTAGGAAGTGACTCAGGAGCCCCAGTGGGGAGAGAAGTCTCTTGGTGTGGTGTGGACGTGCCAAGGCACCAAATAAAAGAAAG CAGGCCTGGAAGCAGAGGAGTGGCAGGATCAGACCGGCTCCAGAGAAGAAGGATGCAGAACAACAGGACTGGGCTGATCCTGTGtgccctctccctcctcactGGCTTCCTGATGATTTGCCTGGGGGGCTTTTTCATCTCCAACTCCATCTTCCACTCCCAGAGGAATCTGGTTGTGGCCTATGTGCTTCTGCCTATGGGGTTTGTGATCCTTCTGAGTGGAATTTTCTGGGGCACCTACCGccaagcaaatgaaaacaaagagatgTTCAACCACGTGCTCAGACAGCACCTCGCTTTCCAGGACCTGCCCCTGGCCACTGTAGACAG GCCTGACTTTTACCCTCCAGCTTATGAAGAGAGCCTGGATGTTGAGAAACAGGCCTGCCCTGCAGGCAGAGAGATCCAAGGATTCCCTCCTCCTCTGTATACAGAGACAAACCTTGAATTTGAACACCTTGAAGACCCACAACCAGAGGCCCCGCCACCCTACCAGGAGATCATAGCAGATGCAGGGACTCCAGCAAAGGCACAGGATGCTGAGGAGCCAAGCAGGGTGCTAATGGCAGGGACTGCTCTCCAGCTCACAGAACTCACCGGCTGCTGA
- the Tmem252 gene encoding transmembrane protein 252 isoform X2 codes for MTMEECGKPLGSDSGAPVGREVSWCGVDVPRHQIKERPGSRGVAGSDRLQRRRMQNNRTGLILCALSLLTGFLMICLGGFFISNSIFHSQRNLVVAYVLLPMGFVILLSGIFWGTYRQANENKEMFNHVLRQHLAFQDLPLATVDRPDFYPPAYEESLDVEKQACPAGREIQGFPPPLYTETNLEFEHLEDPQPEAPPPYQEIIADAGTPAKAQDAEEPSRVLMAGTALQLTELTGC; via the exons ATGACAATGGAGGAATGTGGGAAGCCTCTAGGAAGTGACTCAGGAGCCCCAGTGGGGAGAGAAGTCTCTTGGTGTGGTGTGGACGTGCCAAGGCACCAAATAAAAGAAAG GCCTGGAAGCAGAGGAGTGGCAGGATCAGACCGGCTCCAGAGAAGAAGGATGCAGAACAACAGGACTGGGCTGATCCTGTGtgccctctccctcctcactGGCTTCCTGATGATTTGCCTGGGGGGCTTTTTCATCTCCAACTCCATCTTCCACTCCCAGAGGAATCTGGTTGTGGCCTATGTGCTTCTGCCTATGGGGTTTGTGATCCTTCTGAGTGGAATTTTCTGGGGCACCTACCGccaagcaaatgaaaacaaagagatgTTCAACCACGTGCTCAGACAGCACCTCGCTTTCCAGGACCTGCCCCTGGCCACTGTAGACAG GCCTGACTTTTACCCTCCAGCTTATGAAGAGAGCCTGGATGTTGAGAAACAGGCCTGCCCTGCAGGCAGAGAGATCCAAGGATTCCCTCCTCCTCTGTATACAGAGACAAACCTTGAATTTGAACACCTTGAAGACCCACAACCAGAGGCCCCGCCACCCTACCAGGAGATCATAGCAGATGCAGGGACTCCAGCAAAGGCACAGGATGCTGAGGAGCCAAGCAGGGTGCTAATGGCAGGGACTGCTCTCCAGCTCACAGAACTCACCGGCTGCTGA